The Caldivirga sp. genome segment ACGTGAATACCTCACCCATCAGCCACGAGGGCTCTCATCAACAAAAACCCAACAAACCCAACCTTAAAACCTAAAGGTGTAAGGGTTTAAAAGAGTACATAAACGAGGCACCAGGCGGGGTGCCAAGCTAGACGAAGATTTAGATTACAACACTTGGTTACTAATGTGAAGACTTTATCAAATTTAGGTGTCATTAAGGCATTCAAGGTTTCGCATTGCTGCAACTATCCTAACTCTTCTCTTTTCGTTACTGGTCTCGTTTAGCCATCTATAAAGTAGTTCACAGACCGGTTTCCTGAGCCGCTCATCGCTCTTAACCTTACTATGCGTTATTGAGATCGTGTAACCTTCACCATCAACGTACATTATTGGGTTATAACCGGCATTCCTAAGCTCCTCAATTAACCTCAACGCCTTGCTCCTATCCCTCCTCCATGCTCTAAGCTCAACCTCGTAGTCGCTCCTGATGCGTATGTTCATCTTAACGTCTGTACCAGGTACATTAATTGATGACTTCCCAATTTCTCTAACCTCCATATTAGCTAACTCAATCATCCTCTTAAGCTTCTCACCATCGGGCAAGCCCGCACCCAACTCGACGAGCTCCCTAATGTCTGGTATCTCGAACCACGCCCTAGCTAACTTAATGGCCTTGCTTATACGAACCTCAACCTCAATCCTGTACTCATTCATATACGGCCCAATGAAGCCAAGTTCATCAATCATCCTCTTGATTATGCCGAGCCAATAACGCTCATACTTACTTAAACCCATCACGAGCCTCACATACTTCCCACCAACATTAACATAACCATCGCCCCAAATCACCGACGCCAGGAAGGCTTTAAGGCCCTCGATACTGAGCCTCTTGACCTCCTCTACGATTTCTCCTCTACTCTTCGCCCTGTGATCATTTGCAATTAAGTGCCATTTAATTGAGATGCCCTCCTCATTTATATTTATGCCGTTTATATGCATATATACTTTTCCAGGGTAGGAGAGCGCCCATAAAAGAACTTGCCAAGGCTGGTTCGTGCTCATGGCTGGGTGCCCATATTCAATGCTCACATCTGTCATTTCCCAGCCATGTTGAACCAGGTTTAGTACCTCCTCGTCGCTGAACGTGTTAGCTACCTTAACGTAGCCTCCTTTGAGNNNNNNNNNNGTATAGATGAACCACAAGCGACCTATTGCCATTATTTTCGCCGGTCACTATAATGTCCACTGTCTCGAGTGGGTTCATTAATTCCATTAACTGCCTCCAATAAGTCTCAACCCACCTCTTCCTAAGCGTCTCAAACATCTCAGTCATCTTCTTAACGATTTTTCTGACTTCCTTCACCTTCCTGTTTTTATCATCCCTATGCTCCTTAAGCCAATGTGCAAGTAAGTTGATTAATTCATCAATGAAGACTCCTGCCTCGAGCTTACTTCTATGCTTATCAAACCTGCTTTTAAACTCCTCAATTAGTTCCTTAACCTCCTTGATAACGGCTTCATCAGTTAAAGGCTCCTTACAAATAAGTCTCCTACCACGCCTAACACCCCAGCAAATCCTTAATTTCTTAACATCCATCTGGGCCAAGGACATTAATAGTTCATGCTTAAACTCCTTAAATACTATTTTATTACAAAAATTAAATAGAGCTCAGTAAAAGTTTCAGTCCACTCCTCGTTTATAACCAATATGAAGTCAACAAATAAGAGATAAAAACTTAAGTAAAGCAATAAAGCACATAGTTAAGTTAATTAAGTGGAACTGCCTTGAAATCGACTTTACGCTTTTATGAAAGATTAAGCAATCAGTACCAAATAGAGGAAAGCTTAAAACAGGGATAACGAATCGCTGACTTGCACTTGCGGGGGTGCCCGAGCTTGGTCAAAGGGGGCGGGTTGAGGTCCCGTTGGCGTAGGCCTGCGTGGGTTCAAATCCCACCCCCCGCACCAGTTAGTCATGTCTAACATTTATAAGAGGAAGTAGGGCTTTGTTTGAACATATTGAGGGTCTTGGTTATAGTGGTTTTGGTAATGTTAGACATTTCAATGATAGTGATTGCTCAAAACATAGGACAAGTAATAGCAGCAATGCTAATAGGCTCACGTCCACAGACTCTACTCTATGACTCACAAAACGGATACATATGAATAGCTGCCTTTAATCCAGATGCTGTCCTAGTATACGATCTATAATAATGAATTAAATAATAGCAAAAATACTAATTAAGGTGTCAATGGTCATGGCTATCCCTAAACCTGGCCACAAGCTTACTTGCATTAACCCCTCCTTAACATGCGTGGAGCTGTCATCGTCCAGGTTAACCAATTCATCATTAGCCTTAAGCCTACTATAACTAGCTTAAACATACCTTACCTTTCCACATCTAAGGTCTCTACCTGGATTAGCCTAAGGGATTAATGCGCAGTCCGCTGGAGGTTATCCATTAGGCTTTTATCAAACCATTTAATACACGGATGATTAAGATTCATAAATTAGGATTTAGCTAAGATTTAGCGTACAGATTAGGCCATTAAATATAGGGTAAGGTTTATTTACTAAGGGGGGTTAGTAACTTAGGGGGGTTAGTTCATGTTGTTTGACCCTGCGCCTAAGCGTAGCAGGGATGATTTATTCAACTTTGAGAATGAGCTTAGGCAATTTGTTCAATCATTAACCATGGATAGGTTGATACTCGTGACTGGGTTGAGGAGGTATGGTAAGACATCGCTAATATTGACTGGGTTAAGTGAGGCTAAAGCTAGGCACATCTACGTTGACTGCAGGCTCCTGCCAAATAATCCAACGATGAGGGACCTAATAGGCCTCATGGTTAACAGTGGATTGGGTAATGGGTGGTTCAGGGATATTATCAGAAGCCTTGACTTCATAGAGGTTGGAGTGTTTGGGGTTAGATTGAGGGTTAGGAGGGTTGGCGAGGGTCTCGTTAGGTTAATTGAGGAGTTGGGAGAGTCCGTGCTTGTCCTCGATGAAGCCCAGCTACTAAGGGGTATTAAAGGGTTTAATATACCGAGGCTACTGGCCTACATCTACGACCATTTAAAGACTAGGGTTGTGCTATCCGGCTCCGAGGTTGGGTTACTTTACGACTTCCTAGGTCTCCACAAGCCTGACTCACCGCTTTTCGGTAGGGCTTATAGGGAGGTTAGGTTAAGGCCCCTTAGCGAGGATAAGGCCATCGAGTTCCTTAGGCTGGGCTTTAGGCAGGTGGGTATTGAACCCCCTGAGGCCATCATCCACGAGGCCATTAAGAGACTTGGTGGCGTGGTGGGTTGGTTAACCTACTTCGGCTACAATTACGCTAGGGGAATGAGAGACCTAGAAGCCATTATAGATGATGCATCTAGGCTGATTGCCTCAGAGGTTAATAAGATGCTTGACGTATATAGCGTAGCTAGAGCCAGGTATGTGGCTGTTCTAAATGCCGTAGCCACCTTAGGTAAAGCCAACTGGACCTCTATCAAAAACATAGTGGAGGCTAGGCTAGGCAAAATACCAGACACCACGCTCAATAACATACTTAGAAACCTAGAGAGGGTTGGAGTAATTGCAAAGACTAATAAGGAGTACACAATAACTGACCCAATTACGCGTGAGGCAATCGTTAGAGACTATGTTAAATGATGCTTAATTGGGCGTGGGCCTGCGTGGACGATGTGATTTAGGTAAATTCACTACGCCTGGGAAATGCTAGATCTAGGGGGTAAGCATTATTAGTTACGAGACCTACACTGTGGGGATACTTAACAGTACCATTATGCGTGAAATTAACATACTTAAACACTAATTACCTTCTTAAGTATACCACATTTAAAAATACTATATACCGAGTAATATTCCTCACCATACTCATAGGGATGTATAACGGTACATCAATACCAGTTGACGTCTTAACAAGTGTAGATGCAGTATATGAAGAAGACTTATCATTTACCATGCAACTCAACATCACTTCCTAAACTAGGAATTAGTGGGTTATGTTGAGTAAACGAGACTAAATTAGCGTAGGGATAAGGCGTAGGTTAGTTTATGGTAATACTGCTTGATATCGAATCTAGGATTAATTCTATTCCGCAGCCTGGCTTCGTCGCATTGATTGTTCCTGTTCCTGCTATTGAATTTCCTGGGTAGCTTACTGTGCTTGACGTTGCGTCTATTAGTAGGCATGTGTTTGTTGGCGTGCTTACATTTAGTGATGAAGCCGTTGAATCTACGTGGTAGTGTCCCATTCCCTTAATACTGATATTAGCTTCTGAGGATTGTATGGTTATTGAGGCGTTACTTACGTTCGATATCTTCATAGTTATGGCTGAGGCTGATAAATGTAGGTTAAGGTTTCTTAAACCATCAATATTTAGATTAATGGCTGATGCTGAATCTTTAAACGAAACACTAGCAGTACTTGATGGCACGTAAATGCTAATACCTACTATGCATGTGTATACTGGATAAAACTGCCCACTTGGGCATGTTGCTGAGCTGATATTAATGTATGTTACTTCACCAATCCTACTAACCGTGTAGTATACTGTTGGTTTAGGCATTAGTGGTGTATATATTATTGTTAAGTTGACCTCAGTGCTTTGGCCATCATATTCATCAATATGCACAATACCCGGTACCTTGGATTCAATAGCAATTACAGGTGTTTCCGAGTAATTTGAGCCATACGTGACGTGACTCAGCATGTTTGGCGCCACATATATAAGTAGATATGCCACTGCAATGGCTACTATTATCACCATTATTGCCTTCACAACCAAATCCATGTTCTCACTCCTCAATAGCCTTCTTAAGCTCATCAATCTTAGCGTTCAATTCACTAATCCTACTACTTAACTCGCTTAGCTGCTTCTCTAAATTGCCACCGGCTTCAACACTTCTCCAAGCCATAAGCTTAATAACCCTCGCCCATACACTTATCGCGATTATAAAGACTATGAAGTCGAATACTACACCATCAATGCCGGTGTACATTACCACTAGGGCTCCGACCACGGCTAGGGCTGCCCACACTATGGCTGTCACTATTATTAGACCCCTCTCGCTTAAGTTACTGCTCACGGCTGCCACCCATTAATTTCACTATGTAGTCTGGGTACACGGTTACCTTGAAGTCCACTAATTGGTAATACCTCAAAGCCCTCGCTTCCCCAGGCACTAACTCCACCCTTGAGGTTACTAGGCCGGCTTTCTGGAGCTTGTTTAAGTGTACTTTTGCTAATGCCCTGCTTACACCAAGCCTCTTCGCTATGTCTGCCAAGTAAAGTTGCCCATTCATCCTCAGTAATGCTATTATCCTTAACCTCATTGGATGACCTAGGGCATCCATTATCCTCGCCAGCTCCTCTAGGGAGTTCACCTCCACCATGCTTGTCCATTGTGTAATTAAAAAATTACTAGTATTTAAATATTACCCCACTCATAGAATGAACGGTCATGATAATGTAAGGGGCATACCTTAACAGTAGGAGTAGCTGTATTCAAATTATCTTAATAGTTCTCAATCTTAAATAATTCTGACTCAGTATCATATATTAAGATTGCTTAGATGCTTCCTCCTATATGTAATTATCATAGTTATCGTAGTTATAATAGTGATAACCCACAGTATGATCATTGTATATGCATTGTCAAAGAGAATGTAATACCAAGAGTCATTAATTAACTGCGATTCACTGCTTATGTATAGTGAGTTATCAAAGAAGTAGAGGAAGTACTTATCATTCACCAAGAACACCGGCGTTATGTATGGTAGTATGGAGTCTGGGCTTGGTGTGTTTATTATAGGTAGCTTCAATGGCCTAGTGAATTCATGAATCACGAAACCGCTTGTTACGTTCATGATTGCTACCAACTCCTTATACCCATAAACACCATAAGATACACTACGAGCACCGTTATGCCTTTATCCATAGGATTAAGTGCCGCTTAGGTTATTGATTAGGAAACCAACTTTTGGCCTACCACTTAATAGATCTATGCCGCATAAGGATGAGCCGTAGCAAGGATTTATAAGTACGCTATCCACGACAGTGGAGTAGTAAATACCTTCACTTTCCATGTTAGTTAGGTTTTCACGGTATATTACTGATCCATTAGAATCATTAATAAGCAACAGCACATTACTATTATTATATTCGCTGTAAAGTAAGGTTACGTAGTTATTAACTGTAGCTAACATAGGTGAGGTTCTTCCAAACACCCATGAAAGATCCACGTACTGCGCCATTGGTACTTCCCAATTAAGTTTAAGTGACCCATTTTCATTAATACTTAATTTTACTAAAGTACCAGGTTAAAGAAGACCCCATTGATATTACGTAAACACTATTATTCACAATGTTGAACATTAGACTAGGGAAATTAATGTAAAGCATGCATATAGTACTCTTATTACTGTAGATTGAACTGAAGAAGCCATAATTCAGAGTTACTCCATTGCTCTCATTAACCCTAAGCAGGCATATTCCAGGGACATAATTATTAACAATACTGCTTCTATTTATGCACGTATACACTATGTTTAATGCCCTGTCTATACAATTAACTTTCATTTGAGGCCAAGCTATGAATATATCCGTAGTGTTTACCGCCGTTGGTGGGTAAACTCTCATTATACACCCATTACTTAGATCAAAATCGTGAATTTCCAAAATTGCGTGCTGCTAGTATTAATATACCCTAGCACAATGTACCTGCCGCAGGATGCGATTAAACCATTCACATCACTCATAGACCGGATATAGGGTAATGGACTTAGGTAGAGGTAAGCGTATGTTACTAGTAGAGATAGAGTGAATAATGATACTGTAATTAATAGGAACCTTAACTTGGGTATACTGGAGTTAATAGGATAAGTAAATAAGCATTATGGTATGTATCCGTAAGCTAATTCTACCCACGCTTCTTGCAATTCTTACATAACCATTGAACACGCATATGATGGTAATGATTATATTAAACTTGATAACACCAATAATGCTTTTACATTTCTTATCTAGGCCGGTTAAATGCATGAATTTAACAATCTCTATGGAGTTAATTTAAGACGCAAGTATTAAGGGTTATTATTTAATCATTAATAGCTTTATAACAGTTAAATCACTACATATTGGATCATTCAGTATCAATATACTCCTCTTAAGCTTCATGGAGCACTCAATCGCATCTGAGGTGCATACTTATCTCATAGCGAATCTAAAAGTTATGAGCAAGTTCATGGGTTTCATGTCAACACTAGCGTTCGTTAATTCATTCCGTATCTTTACTATTGGTTCCTTTAGTTGATTTATTAAATCTACGACACCAGATGCTTTATGAATTTTCCTTAGGCATTCATCACCCGCATTGGCTAAATGATAATTAATTTTACTGCATTTCATTAATTATTTCATAAAAATTCACTAAAGAATTATTTATCTTTATTTAACACTATTCTCAATATGCATTATCCTAATTGATGAGAATACTTTTTAGAACCCTATTAATAAGGTTAAATGGGTCTTAATTATGGGTGTGGTCACTGTGGTAGGCTTAGGTTCAATGGGTAAGGCTGCCTTATACTACTTGCTTAAGCACACTAATCATGAGGTGTGGGGTTATGATAAATCAAGTGAGGTTGTTAACAATGCATTAAGCTTGGGGGCTAATGCCGTCAGAGCTGATGTAATGGATGATTCAGTCACCAAGAAGATAGCAAGTAATTCTGATGTCGTCTTAACTGCTGTGCCACAATCCATTGCTGATTCACTGGTGATTAAGCTTCATGATTATGGAGTTAACGTTGTTGATTTAATATTCCTATGGAAGTTCAGTGATGAGGTGGCGGGTAGGGTTAAGAATGGGCCTCTTGTAATACCTGCCTGTGGATGGGCCCCAGGCTTAACTAATCTGCTTGCAGTCGCAGCATCCTCAGAATTAGATATAGTTGAGGAGGTGGGTATCCACGTTGGTGGTAATCCAGTGAACCCAAGGCCACCGCTGTACTATGACCTGCTCTTCTCGGTTGAGAGCACTATTGAAGAGTACGTGAGGCCAGCTACCATTATGTTTAACGGTGAGTTAAAGAACGTTGACCCATTATCATTCATTTACCCATTCAAGACATGGCTTATTGAGGGTGATTTCTCGGAATTCTACACTGATGGCCTATCAACCCTAATCGTCACTATGCCTAAGTGGTTTAGAACCATTAAAACAATGTATGAGAGGACCATTAGGTGGAGCAGGCACTTGGAGGTAATGAGGGTTCTTAAGGACCTTGGCTTACTCAACAATACCGATGTGCTTGTTAAATCACTAGGCAATGTCCTTAAGCCTGGAGTTGAGGATTTTTCACTAACAATCGTGGAGGCAAAGGGCATGATTAATGGTGAACCTGCCAAGATCGCATTCGAGGGGATTGATTATGCGAGGGAGGGATTCACTTCAATGGCTAGGTTAACTGGGTTCACTGCAGCTATAGTTGCTGATTTAGTTGCTAAGAAGGCTATTGTAGGTAGTGGTTTAGTTCCAATTGAGGAGGCTTATGTTAGGAATAGGGATGTTTTACGGCAAGTGCTTAATGGGCTTAAGGCTGAGAACGTGAAGTTCATGCTTACGAAAACGGTAACGGCACCTTAAATATTAATTAATACCCCATTAGATAATGCTGATTATTGCTGCAGCATCACTATCCCCCTTGAATCCAATCCCCTAGGGCAACTAAGGAGAAACCACCACAGTGAGGAGGCCAGCGGGAAACGTAATCGCTGCGAAATCACGGCAAATGGGAAACACTAAGATGCATTACTTACTTGTCTTGGTTAACTTAGCCACTTCCTTAGCTAATGAAACAATGTTGAGTGCTACTTCAACGGCGTTATTACCGAATACATATGTTATTGGTTCAATACCGTAACCTCCAATATCTACAATTACCTTGGGTTTACTGGCTACGTAGGCTGATATGACCCTACCTATTATTTCCTCTTCAGTAGGTTTCATTGACCCGCTCGTCTTTACCATACTCCATCCAAGTGACTTAATGGCCTCCTCCACATCATTCCCCCACTTAACTGAGGCAACAGCCCTAGTTGATGGGTCACTATGTGAGATCCCTATAAGTATCATTGCTAGGTGGCTGCTGGCTCCGTATGTTGGGGGGTTCCACGCCTTCACTCTTCCCTCAACCTTATCTATCCTACCTGGTACAGCGGCAACATCACTTGGATCCCTTGGGTTGGGTATTGCCTCAGCTATGTTCATTAGAACACCTGGTACTAATAACGAGACCTCA includes the following:
- a CDS encoding ATP-binding protein, which codes for MLFDPAPKRSRDDLFNFENELRQFVQSLTMDRLILVTGLRRYGKTSLILTGLSEAKARHIYVDCRLLPNNPTMRDLIGLMVNSGLGNGWFRDIIRSLDFIEVGVFGVRLRVRRVGEGLVRLIEELGESVLVLDEAQLLRGIKGFNIPRLLAYIYDHLKTRVVLSGSEVGLLYDFLGLHKPDSPLFGRAYREVRLRPLSEDKAIEFLRLGFRQVGIEPPEAIIHEAIKRLGGVVGWLTYFGYNYARGMRDLEAIIDDASRLIASEVNKMLDVYSVARARYVAVLNAVATLGKANWTSIKNIVEARLGKIPDTTLNNILRNLERVGVIAKTNKEYTITDPITREAIVRDYVK
- a CDS encoding helix-turn-helix domain-containing protein; translation: MVEVNSLEELARIMDALGHPMRLRIIALLRMNGQLYLADIAKRLGVSRALAKVHLNKLQKAGLVTSRVELVPGEARALRYYQLVDFKVTVYPDYIVKLMGGSREQ
- a CDS encoding saccharopine dehydrogenase C-terminal domain-containing protein yields the protein MGVVTVVGLGSMGKAALYYLLKHTNHEVWGYDKSSEVVNNALSLGANAVRADVMDDSVTKKIASNSDVVLTAVPQSIADSLVIKLHDYGVNVVDLIFLWKFSDEVAGRVKNGPLVIPACGWAPGLTNLLAVAASSELDIVEEVGIHVGGNPVNPRPPLYYDLLFSVESTIEEYVRPATIMFNGELKNVDPLSFIYPFKTWLIEGDFSEFYTDGLSTLIVTMPKWFRTIKTMYERTIRWSRHLEVMRVLKDLGLLNNTDVLVKSLGNVLKPGVEDFSLTIVEAKGMINGEPAKIAFEGIDYAREGFTSMARLTGFTAAIVADLVAKKAIVGSGLVPIEEAYVRNRDVLRQVLNGLKAENVKFMLTKTVTAP
- a CDS encoding thiamine-phosphate synthase family protein, encoding MLNLGLEFLVDEVIPLIKAEVARELAERGYSQSRIAKVLGVTQPMVNRLMNQYDYYLEKARKLNLLSLVINVSKAVVEMIINDRYDEASRYIMSTLLLDLASLRLCDAHRMIKADIPTNCNVCSIVIMPRDAVVMNVEEAIRILEANPEVSLLVPGVLMNIAEAIPNPRDPSDVAAVPGRIDKVEGRVKAWNPPTYGASSHLAMILIGISHSDPSTRAVASVKWGNDVEEAIKSLGWSMVKTSGSMKPTEEEIIGRVISAYVASKPKVIVDIGGYGIEPITYVFGNNAVEVALNIVSLAKEVAKLTKTSK